A DNA window from Phaenicophaeus curvirostris isolate KB17595 chromosome 11, BPBGC_Pcur_1.0, whole genome shotgun sequence contains the following coding sequences:
- the MST1R gene encoding macrophage-stimulating protein receptor isoform X1 gives MSPTATRAELGTPRRTGSVKVTRPAPLSVAGDPLRSMWPWCRTWLWLVLPLLDASAWQCPRIPYSSTRNFSVPYALPGLDARSPVQNVAVFADPTGAAAIFVAVRNRILVASPALRLVSHLVTGPTGSADCDVCRLCPDAEDGHEDTDNVLLLLDPLEPWLYSCGTARHGRCYQHQLEVRDGQVAIATTRCLFSTTGNSPASCPDCVASPLGTSATVVATSYASFFYLGSTVNSSVAARYSPQSVSVRRLKGTLDGFADDFQWLTVLPPYRDNYTIRYAHSFADGDHVYFVTVQPERPGSAAFHTRLARLSTHERDLRRYRELVLDCRFESKRRRRRRRDGEEDAERDVTYNVLQAAHAARPGARLARDLGINDTDTVLFGAFAESHPESREPRENSAVCAFPLRLLNQAMEEGMEKCCGTGHPALPRGLSFFQPVQYCPHNVNLSAPVTDTSCWDQPTLVPAASYKVDLFNGHLAGVLLTSIFVTALGDVTVAHLGTAEGRVLQMVLQRSSSYLHTLANFSLGEPGPVRGALEPQGRSLFFTAGTKVWHLNVTGPGCRHFSTCQRCLRAERFMGCGWCGDGCSRHHECAGPWVQDRCPPVLTDFHPRSAPRRGRTRVTLCGMTFRSHPDPDGRRGPSGTTRVTVGPRGCAVLPEESRSHRPLPSARRKDFVDVLVCELEPGGPEAAQGPADVVLTVEEPAGPSSFRVQGSATLRGFVFVEPRVSALHPPFGPRGGGTELSLHGTHLSAGSSWRVMVNGSACPMAGQPREGDRAIQCTAPTAAGLGPAGVMLWIDGEEFPAPLPFQYRPDPFVSAVVPSCSYEGSVLTILGTHLDSVYRAKIRFEAGGVRTEASDCEGPREPGRLLCRSPIFPLETKAETALGNLSVLLDGPAARWLFRLRYYPRPKVLPWEHEGGRLRLKPGDDEIKAHQLGLDAVANCVNVTMTVGGQRCHPTVLKNEVMCRLPRELRLPPAGAPVEVCVSGTCEALGWVLPAAASLDLAASLALGISLTFLVCCVLAAALFRWRWKKRRGTENLELLVQPGRSEPPATTQRPGVDYREVLVLPAAGSPSPAAPRARSAGAGVASGGSPVPLLRTTSCCLEDLRPELLEEVKDILIPEERLVTHRHQVIGKGHFGSVYHGTYSDPLLGDLHCAVKSLHRITDVEEVEEFLREGILMKSFHHPQVLSLLGVCLPRHGLPLVVLPYMRHGDLRHFIRAQERSPTVKELIGFGLQVALGMEYLAQKKFVHRDLAARNCMLDETLTVKVADFGLARDVFGKEYYSVRQHRHAKLPVKWMALESLQTQKFTTKSDVWSFGVLMWELLTRGASPYPAVDPYDMARYLLRGRRLPQPQHCPDTLYEVLLSCWAPAPEDRPSFSGLVGELERVLATLQGEHYVNLAITYINLERGPPFPPVPSEPRGEEEDEEEEEEEDDEAVC, from the exons ATGAGCCCCACGGCCACGCGGGCAGAGCTGGGAACCCCCAGGAGGACTGGAA GTGTAAAGGTGACCCGTCCGGCCCCGCTGAGCGTCGCCGGTGACCCCCTTCGCAGCATGTGGCCGTGGTGCCGCACGTGGCTCTGGCTGGTCCTCCCTCTCCTGGATGCCAGCGCCTGGCAGTGCCCCCGCATCCCTTACAGCTCCACCCGCAACTTCTCCGTGCCCTACGCTCTCCCCGGCCTCGACGCCCGCAGCCCCGTGCAGAACGTGGCCGTCTTCGCCGACCCCACGGGCGCGGCCGCGATCTTCGTGGCCGTGCGCAACCGCATCCTCGTGGCCAGCCCCGCGCTGCGACTCGTCTCCCATCTCGTCACCGGCCCCACCGGCAGCGCCGACTGCGACGTCTGCCGCCTGTGCCCGGACGCAGAGGATGGCCACGAGGACACGGACaatgtcctgctgctgctggaccCGCTGGAGCCGTGGCTGTACAGCTGCGGCACGGCGCGGCACGGCCGCTGCTACCAGCACCAGCTGGAGGTGCGGGACGGCCAGGTGGCCATCGCCACCACGCGCTGCCTGTTCTCGACCACGGGGAACAGCCCCGCGTCCTGCCCCGACTGCGTGGCCAGCCCTCTGGGCACCAGCGCCACCGTGGTGGCCACCTCCTACGCCTCCTTCTTCTACCTCGGCTCCACCGTCAACAGCAGCGTGGCGGCGCGGTACAGCCCGCAGTCGGTGTCCGTGCGCCGGCTGAAGGGCACCTTGGATGGCTTTGCGGACGACTTCCAGTGGCTGACGGTGCTGCCGCCATACCGGGACAACTACACCATCCGCTACGCGCACTCCTTCGCCGACGGGGACCACGTCTACTTTGTGACGGTGCAGCCGGAGCGCCCGGGCTCAGCCGCGTTCCACACGCGCCTGGCGCGGCTCAGCACCCACGAGCGCGACCTGCGCCGCTACCGCGAGCTCGTCCTCGACTGCCGCTTCGAGTCcaagcggcggcggcggcggcggcgcgacGGCGAGGAGGACGCCGAGCGGGACGTCACCTACAACGTGCTGCAGGCAGCCCACGCCGCCCGCCCCGGTGCCCGCCTGGCCCGCGACCTCGGCATCAACGACACCGACACCGTGCTGTTCGGCGCCTTCGCCGAGAGCCACCCGGAGAGCCGGGAGCCGCGGGAGAACTCGGCCGTCTGCGCCTTCCCCCTGCGCCTCCTCAACCAGGCCATGGAGGAGGGCATGGAGAAGTGCTGCGGCACCGGGCACCCGGCACTGCCGCGCGGGCTCAGCTTCTTCCAGCCGGTGCAGTACTGCCCGCACAAC GTGAACCTCTCGGCACCGGTGACCGACACCAGCTGCTGGGACCAGCCCACCCTCGTCCCCGCTGCCTCCTATAAGGTGGATCTGTTCAACGGGCACCTGGCCGGCGTCCTCCTCACCTCCATCTTCGTCACGGCCCTGGGGGACGTCACCGTGGCCCACCTGGGCACGGCAGAAGGACGCGTCCtgcag ATGGTGCTCCAGCGCTCCAGCTCCTACCTCCACACCTTGGCCAACTTCTCTCTGGGGGAGCCGGGGCCGGTGCGAGGGGCTCTGGAGCCGCAGGGCCGCTCGCTGTTCTTCACCGCCGGCACCAAG GTGTGGCACCTGAACGTCACCGGCCCCGGCTGCCGCCACTTCTCCACGTGCCAGCGCTGCCTGCGGGCCGAGCGCTTCATGGGCTGCGGGTGGTGCGGGGACGGCTGCTCGCGCCACCACGAGTGCGCCGGCCCCTGGGTGCAGGACCGCTGTCCCCCCGTCCTCACCGAC TTCCACCCCCGGAGCGCCCCGCGGCGAGGCCGGACGCGGGTGACGCTGTGCGGCATGACCTTCCGCTCCCACCCGGACCCCGACGGCCGCCGCGGCCCCTCGGGCACCACCCGGGTGACGGTGGGACCGCGAGGCTGCGCCGTGCTGCCCGAGGAGAGCCGGAGCCACAG GCCCCTGCCCAGCGCCCGCCGCAAGGACTTCGTGGACGTGCTGGTTTGCGAGCTGGAGCCGGGGGGCCCGGAGGCAGCGCAGGGTCCGGCCGACGTGGTGCTCACCGTGGAGGAACCCGCTGGACCCTCCAGCTTCCGCGTGCAGGGCTCCGCCACCCTCCGCGGCTTCGTCTTCGTG GAGCCCCGCGTCAGCGCCCTGCACCCCCCGTTTGGCCCCCGGGGCGGCGGCACCGAGCTCTCGCTGCACGGCACCCACCTCTCGGCCGGGAGCAGCTGGCGGGTGATGGTCAACGGCTCCGCGTGCCCCATGGCCGGGCAGCCCAG GGAGGGCGACAGGGCGATCCAGTGCACGGCTCCCACTGCCGCTGGCCTGGGACCGGCCGGGGTGATGCTGTGGATCGACGGCGAGGAGTTCCCGGCGCCCCTGCCCTTCCAGTACCGCCCCGACCCCTTCGTCTCGGCCGTCGTCCCCAGCTGCAGCTATGA GGGCTCCGTGCTCACCATCCTCGGCACCCACCTGGACTCCGTGTATCGTGCCAAGATCCGCTTCGAGGCCGGCGGCGTGAGGACGGAGGCGTCG GACTGCGAGGGCCCGCGGGAGCCGGGGCGGCTGCTGTGCCGCAGCCCAATCTTCCCCTTGGAGACCAAAGCGGAGACGGCGCTGGGGAACCTGAGCGTGCTGCTGGacggccccgccgcccgctgGCTCTTCCGCCTGCGCTACTACCCGCGGCCCAAGGTGTTACCCTGGGAGCACGAGGGCGGCCGCCTGCGCCTCAAGCCCGGCGACGACGAGATCAAGGCGCAC CAACTGGGACTGGACGCCGTGGCCAACTGCGTCAACGTCACCATGACGGTGGGCggccagcgctgccaccccACCGTGCTGAAGAACGAGGTGATGTGCCGCCTGCCCCGCGAGCTGCGCCTGCCCCCGGCCGGGGCCCCCGTGGAG GTGTGCGTGAGCGGCACCTGCGAGGCGCTGGGCTGGGTGCTGCCCGCCGCCGCCTCGCTCGACCTGGCcgccagcctggccctgggcaTCAGCCTCACCTTCCTGGTCTGCTGCGTCCTGGCCGCCGCGCTGTTCCGCTGGCgctggaagaagaggagag GGACCGAGaacctggagctgctggtgcagcCCGGCCGCAGCGAGCCCCCCGCCACCACCCAGCGCCCCGGCGTCGACTACAGGGAGGTGCTGG TGCTGCCCGCGGCGGGCAGTCCCAGCCCCGCGGCACCGCGGGCGCGATCGGCCGGTGCCGGCGTGGCGAGCGGCGGGTCCCCGGTGCCCCTGCTCAGGACCACGTCCTGCTGCCTGGAGGACCTGCGTccggagctgctggaggaggtgaAGGACATCCTCATCCCCGAGGAGCGCCTCGTCACCCACCGCCACCAGGTCATCGGCAAAG GGCACTTCGGCAGCGTCTACCATGGCACCTACAGCGACCCGCTGCTGGGCGACCTCCACTGCGCCGTCAAGTCCCTGCACC GCATCACGGAcgtggaggaggtggaggagttCCTGCGCGAGGGCATCCTGATGAAGAGCTTCCACCACCCGCAGGTGCTGTCGCTGCTGGGCGTGTGCCTGCCCCGCCACGGGCTGCCCCTCGTTGTCCTGCCCTACATGCGCCACGGCGACCTGCGCCACTTCATCCGCGCCCAGGAGCGG agccccacgGTGAAGGAGCTCATCGGCTTCGGGCTGCAGGTGGCCCTGGGCATGGAGTACCTGGCCCAGAAGAAGTTTGTGCATCGGGACCTGGCGGCGAGGAACTGCAT GCTGGACGAGACGCTGACGGTGAAGGTGGCCGACTTCGGGCTGGCACGGGACGTGTTCGGCAAGGAGTATTACAGCGTCCGGCAGCACCGCCACGCCAAGCTGCCCGTCAAGTGGATGGCGCTGGAGAGCCTCCAGACCCAGAAGTTCACCACCAAGTCAGACGTG TGGTCCTTCGGGGTGCTCATGTGGGAGCTGCTGACGCGGGGAGCATCGCCGTACCCCGCCGTGGACCCCTACGACATGGCCCGCTACCTCCTGCGCGGGAGGCGCCTGCCGCAGCCCCAGCACTGCCCCGACACCCT GTACGaggtgctgctgagctgctgggcGCCGGCGCCCGAGGACAGACCGTCCTTCTCGGGGCTGGTGGGCGAGCTGGAGCGCGTCCTGGCCACGCTGCAGGGCGAGCACTACGTCAACCTGGCCATCACCTACATCAACCTGGAGCGCGGGCCACCCTTTCCCCCTGTCCCGTCGGAGCCGCGtggcgaggaggaggatgaggaggaagaggaagaagaggatgaCGAGGCTGTGTGCTGA
- the MST1R gene encoding macrophage-stimulating protein receptor isoform X2 — MWPWCRTWLWLVLPLLDASAWQCPRIPYSSTRNFSVPYALPGLDARSPVQNVAVFADPTGAAAIFVAVRNRILVASPALRLVSHLVTGPTGSADCDVCRLCPDAEDGHEDTDNVLLLLDPLEPWLYSCGTARHGRCYQHQLEVRDGQVAIATTRCLFSTTGNSPASCPDCVASPLGTSATVVATSYASFFYLGSTVNSSVAARYSPQSVSVRRLKGTLDGFADDFQWLTVLPPYRDNYTIRYAHSFADGDHVYFVTVQPERPGSAAFHTRLARLSTHERDLRRYRELVLDCRFESKRRRRRRRDGEEDAERDVTYNVLQAAHAARPGARLARDLGINDTDTVLFGAFAESHPESREPRENSAVCAFPLRLLNQAMEEGMEKCCGTGHPALPRGLSFFQPVQYCPHNVNLSAPVTDTSCWDQPTLVPAASYKVDLFNGHLAGVLLTSIFVTALGDVTVAHLGTAEGRVLQMVLQRSSSYLHTLANFSLGEPGPVRGALEPQGRSLFFTAGTKVWHLNVTGPGCRHFSTCQRCLRAERFMGCGWCGDGCSRHHECAGPWVQDRCPPVLTDFHPRSAPRRGRTRVTLCGMTFRSHPDPDGRRGPSGTTRVTVGPRGCAVLPEESRSHRPLPSARRKDFVDVLVCELEPGGPEAAQGPADVVLTVEEPAGPSSFRVQGSATLRGFVFVEPRVSALHPPFGPRGGGTELSLHGTHLSAGSSWRVMVNGSACPMAGQPREGDRAIQCTAPTAAGLGPAGVMLWIDGEEFPAPLPFQYRPDPFVSAVVPSCSYEGSVLTILGTHLDSVYRAKIRFEAGGVRTEASDCEGPREPGRLLCRSPIFPLETKAETALGNLSVLLDGPAARWLFRLRYYPRPKVLPWEHEGGRLRLKPGDDEIKAHQLGLDAVANCVNVTMTVGGQRCHPTVLKNEVMCRLPRELRLPPAGAPVEVCVSGTCEALGWVLPAAASLDLAASLALGISLTFLVCCVLAAALFRWRWKKRRGTENLELLVQPGRSEPPATTQRPGVDYREVLVLPAAGSPSPAAPRARSAGAGVASGGSPVPLLRTTSCCLEDLRPELLEEVKDILIPEERLVTHRHQVIGKGHFGSVYHGTYSDPLLGDLHCAVKSLHRITDVEEVEEFLREGILMKSFHHPQVLSLLGVCLPRHGLPLVVLPYMRHGDLRHFIRAQERSPTVKELIGFGLQVALGMEYLAQKKFVHRDLAARNCMLDETLTVKVADFGLARDVFGKEYYSVRQHRHAKLPVKWMALESLQTQKFTTKSDVWSFGVLMWELLTRGASPYPAVDPYDMARYLLRGRRLPQPQHCPDTLYEVLLSCWAPAPEDRPSFSGLVGELERVLATLQGEHYVNLAITYINLERGPPFPPVPSEPRGEEEDEEEEEEEDDEAVC, encoded by the exons ATGTGGCCGTGGTGCCGCACGTGGCTCTGGCTGGTCCTCCCTCTCCTGGATGCCAGCGCCTGGCAGTGCCCCCGCATCCCTTACAGCTCCACCCGCAACTTCTCCGTGCCCTACGCTCTCCCCGGCCTCGACGCCCGCAGCCCCGTGCAGAACGTGGCCGTCTTCGCCGACCCCACGGGCGCGGCCGCGATCTTCGTGGCCGTGCGCAACCGCATCCTCGTGGCCAGCCCCGCGCTGCGACTCGTCTCCCATCTCGTCACCGGCCCCACCGGCAGCGCCGACTGCGACGTCTGCCGCCTGTGCCCGGACGCAGAGGATGGCCACGAGGACACGGACaatgtcctgctgctgctggaccCGCTGGAGCCGTGGCTGTACAGCTGCGGCACGGCGCGGCACGGCCGCTGCTACCAGCACCAGCTGGAGGTGCGGGACGGCCAGGTGGCCATCGCCACCACGCGCTGCCTGTTCTCGACCACGGGGAACAGCCCCGCGTCCTGCCCCGACTGCGTGGCCAGCCCTCTGGGCACCAGCGCCACCGTGGTGGCCACCTCCTACGCCTCCTTCTTCTACCTCGGCTCCACCGTCAACAGCAGCGTGGCGGCGCGGTACAGCCCGCAGTCGGTGTCCGTGCGCCGGCTGAAGGGCACCTTGGATGGCTTTGCGGACGACTTCCAGTGGCTGACGGTGCTGCCGCCATACCGGGACAACTACACCATCCGCTACGCGCACTCCTTCGCCGACGGGGACCACGTCTACTTTGTGACGGTGCAGCCGGAGCGCCCGGGCTCAGCCGCGTTCCACACGCGCCTGGCGCGGCTCAGCACCCACGAGCGCGACCTGCGCCGCTACCGCGAGCTCGTCCTCGACTGCCGCTTCGAGTCcaagcggcggcggcggcggcggcgcgacGGCGAGGAGGACGCCGAGCGGGACGTCACCTACAACGTGCTGCAGGCAGCCCACGCCGCCCGCCCCGGTGCCCGCCTGGCCCGCGACCTCGGCATCAACGACACCGACACCGTGCTGTTCGGCGCCTTCGCCGAGAGCCACCCGGAGAGCCGGGAGCCGCGGGAGAACTCGGCCGTCTGCGCCTTCCCCCTGCGCCTCCTCAACCAGGCCATGGAGGAGGGCATGGAGAAGTGCTGCGGCACCGGGCACCCGGCACTGCCGCGCGGGCTCAGCTTCTTCCAGCCGGTGCAGTACTGCCCGCACAAC GTGAACCTCTCGGCACCGGTGACCGACACCAGCTGCTGGGACCAGCCCACCCTCGTCCCCGCTGCCTCCTATAAGGTGGATCTGTTCAACGGGCACCTGGCCGGCGTCCTCCTCACCTCCATCTTCGTCACGGCCCTGGGGGACGTCACCGTGGCCCACCTGGGCACGGCAGAAGGACGCGTCCtgcag ATGGTGCTCCAGCGCTCCAGCTCCTACCTCCACACCTTGGCCAACTTCTCTCTGGGGGAGCCGGGGCCGGTGCGAGGGGCTCTGGAGCCGCAGGGCCGCTCGCTGTTCTTCACCGCCGGCACCAAG GTGTGGCACCTGAACGTCACCGGCCCCGGCTGCCGCCACTTCTCCACGTGCCAGCGCTGCCTGCGGGCCGAGCGCTTCATGGGCTGCGGGTGGTGCGGGGACGGCTGCTCGCGCCACCACGAGTGCGCCGGCCCCTGGGTGCAGGACCGCTGTCCCCCCGTCCTCACCGAC TTCCACCCCCGGAGCGCCCCGCGGCGAGGCCGGACGCGGGTGACGCTGTGCGGCATGACCTTCCGCTCCCACCCGGACCCCGACGGCCGCCGCGGCCCCTCGGGCACCACCCGGGTGACGGTGGGACCGCGAGGCTGCGCCGTGCTGCCCGAGGAGAGCCGGAGCCACAG GCCCCTGCCCAGCGCCCGCCGCAAGGACTTCGTGGACGTGCTGGTTTGCGAGCTGGAGCCGGGGGGCCCGGAGGCAGCGCAGGGTCCGGCCGACGTGGTGCTCACCGTGGAGGAACCCGCTGGACCCTCCAGCTTCCGCGTGCAGGGCTCCGCCACCCTCCGCGGCTTCGTCTTCGTG GAGCCCCGCGTCAGCGCCCTGCACCCCCCGTTTGGCCCCCGGGGCGGCGGCACCGAGCTCTCGCTGCACGGCACCCACCTCTCGGCCGGGAGCAGCTGGCGGGTGATGGTCAACGGCTCCGCGTGCCCCATGGCCGGGCAGCCCAG GGAGGGCGACAGGGCGATCCAGTGCACGGCTCCCACTGCCGCTGGCCTGGGACCGGCCGGGGTGATGCTGTGGATCGACGGCGAGGAGTTCCCGGCGCCCCTGCCCTTCCAGTACCGCCCCGACCCCTTCGTCTCGGCCGTCGTCCCCAGCTGCAGCTATGA GGGCTCCGTGCTCACCATCCTCGGCACCCACCTGGACTCCGTGTATCGTGCCAAGATCCGCTTCGAGGCCGGCGGCGTGAGGACGGAGGCGTCG GACTGCGAGGGCCCGCGGGAGCCGGGGCGGCTGCTGTGCCGCAGCCCAATCTTCCCCTTGGAGACCAAAGCGGAGACGGCGCTGGGGAACCTGAGCGTGCTGCTGGacggccccgccgcccgctgGCTCTTCCGCCTGCGCTACTACCCGCGGCCCAAGGTGTTACCCTGGGAGCACGAGGGCGGCCGCCTGCGCCTCAAGCCCGGCGACGACGAGATCAAGGCGCAC CAACTGGGACTGGACGCCGTGGCCAACTGCGTCAACGTCACCATGACGGTGGGCggccagcgctgccaccccACCGTGCTGAAGAACGAGGTGATGTGCCGCCTGCCCCGCGAGCTGCGCCTGCCCCCGGCCGGGGCCCCCGTGGAG GTGTGCGTGAGCGGCACCTGCGAGGCGCTGGGCTGGGTGCTGCCCGCCGCCGCCTCGCTCGACCTGGCcgccagcctggccctgggcaTCAGCCTCACCTTCCTGGTCTGCTGCGTCCTGGCCGCCGCGCTGTTCCGCTGGCgctggaagaagaggagag GGACCGAGaacctggagctgctggtgcagcCCGGCCGCAGCGAGCCCCCCGCCACCACCCAGCGCCCCGGCGTCGACTACAGGGAGGTGCTGG TGCTGCCCGCGGCGGGCAGTCCCAGCCCCGCGGCACCGCGGGCGCGATCGGCCGGTGCCGGCGTGGCGAGCGGCGGGTCCCCGGTGCCCCTGCTCAGGACCACGTCCTGCTGCCTGGAGGACCTGCGTccggagctgctggaggaggtgaAGGACATCCTCATCCCCGAGGAGCGCCTCGTCACCCACCGCCACCAGGTCATCGGCAAAG GGCACTTCGGCAGCGTCTACCATGGCACCTACAGCGACCCGCTGCTGGGCGACCTCCACTGCGCCGTCAAGTCCCTGCACC GCATCACGGAcgtggaggaggtggaggagttCCTGCGCGAGGGCATCCTGATGAAGAGCTTCCACCACCCGCAGGTGCTGTCGCTGCTGGGCGTGTGCCTGCCCCGCCACGGGCTGCCCCTCGTTGTCCTGCCCTACATGCGCCACGGCGACCTGCGCCACTTCATCCGCGCCCAGGAGCGG agccccacgGTGAAGGAGCTCATCGGCTTCGGGCTGCAGGTGGCCCTGGGCATGGAGTACCTGGCCCAGAAGAAGTTTGTGCATCGGGACCTGGCGGCGAGGAACTGCAT GCTGGACGAGACGCTGACGGTGAAGGTGGCCGACTTCGGGCTGGCACGGGACGTGTTCGGCAAGGAGTATTACAGCGTCCGGCAGCACCGCCACGCCAAGCTGCCCGTCAAGTGGATGGCGCTGGAGAGCCTCCAGACCCAGAAGTTCACCACCAAGTCAGACGTG TGGTCCTTCGGGGTGCTCATGTGGGAGCTGCTGACGCGGGGAGCATCGCCGTACCCCGCCGTGGACCCCTACGACATGGCCCGCTACCTCCTGCGCGGGAGGCGCCTGCCGCAGCCCCAGCACTGCCCCGACACCCT GTACGaggtgctgctgagctgctgggcGCCGGCGCCCGAGGACAGACCGTCCTTCTCGGGGCTGGTGGGCGAGCTGGAGCGCGTCCTGGCCACGCTGCAGGGCGAGCACTACGTCAACCTGGCCATCACCTACATCAACCTGGAGCGCGGGCCACCCTTTCCCCCTGTCCCGTCGGAGCCGCGtggcgaggaggaggatgaggaggaagaggaagaagaggatgaCGAGGCTGTGTGCTGA